In one Mycobacterium sp. NBC_00419 genomic region, the following are encoded:
- a CDS encoding beta strand repeat-containing protein, protein MGHKRHYVGRVGALAVALGVGGAIAGMPVAAADTGAGDSGKTTGSSVAHSARKAAADRSPGSAASGNGGSKGRGTDKPASAAGAESGTAASARRIHLGSTESDVPDTNSVAGGEVSAVDTNPTADTPAAAPAAPVLTAAAPRGSLSVTHQGPLDWLAGGNDPLSQLVAPFAWAAAAVSRRETTNSTAVAPAAASVTTSQPVASGVAVDPVAAFIRIFIGDGTADHPDAGILYGNGYTYTSYEGACLSGACNGGKAGFIGNGGDGFMGGNGGSAGYLGNGGKGAQGVVGINGGAGGNGGNGGLIAGNGGDGGNGASPTAQGGKGGKAGFLGVKGKDGTTGSAAAVGSPKSVGAATAVDGNTNVTTQPVTADPVEWSLWNDVVAPALTDLIKTGINYAGLTPSAQAAADAFIGAAVELFGDNYFDDSVNGALSGLAANTDFLNYVVTQVSGGLTSSGVPSQAAVVVGNAVASLVQTVLNNTAFQNAFGTFFQSLTLVPNGWGLVDLAAALAATDYTLDDLVGQDISQSAAALASNLPTFLADGGVQSALSTGIKTAVNVLTGVGSPSWAQPSTAFVSFLGGAVGQSVTSALGGGSVATTIGTAIGTSVTNLLTNPAVDATLASVLGGLVGGVQVGDVVVCRGLLCQDGVADALGTFASSVATAVGGGGNPQTAVAAALQTLLANTSVQNGVGQTVGNAVLGLLGDPDVRSAVATSVSNLVTQLTGNSSVRGWVGQQITQSLTSALGGGNVASGVASAIGGAVQNLLANSAAVQGFLAVVASAVGDDQIPVVLADVIDAVLPKVLGGQNLLAALSAAWPSLKTEVAPVVGLVVHDVVQTVLTAPGLLSALGAFVSDVVSGIIGNPAVSTAVGGKVSELLAAAFSSYAGGQQIASAVGAAVAGLLANPVFSDELGALTGSVLTTFFGQSGVVNALTSAVQLGTLTVLDGADPGQVIAAMLSVLQANPAIKTALAATLGGAVNSVVTDTPLISALASTATSLITQLAGNPAVQSLVGGLLGPTYGPAIVSILADPTAAADLAAAVGGAVSGFLAQTGVAAALSGATSQIVTAVLGGTTVAAAIQAALQTLAANPAVKAAIDAFTAQVLKATLDVPAVQGAVSGAAKDVITQVLGSGLGSVAGQLVQGAVDSLVSNSAAQTLLSNVVVDLANGTPPADVINTVINAVLLSPPLQFAFGMAIGQGIGSLLGDNPVGAIVGGVIGTAATLLLSAASGLTLLFNGLRNLFGGAAAVAPASSIYLIEPVPSAALVDEVAAVSELPRVDSFDFGGFVGGHRLVTVELALAAG, encoded by the coding sequence ATGGGACACAAACGCCACTACGTCGGGCGGGTCGGGGCACTGGCCGTGGCCTTGGGTGTTGGCGGGGCGATCGCCGGTATGCCGGTGGCCGCAGCCGACACCGGTGCCGGCGACTCGGGCAAGACGACGGGCTCGTCGGTGGCGCACAGCGCCCGCAAGGCCGCCGCGGATCGCAGTCCCGGCAGCGCGGCATCCGGTAACGGCGGCAGCAAAGGCCGCGGCACCGACAAGCCGGCCAGCGCCGCCGGTGCCGAATCCGGGACCGCCGCCTCCGCGCGCCGAATCCACCTCGGGTCCACGGAGAGCGACGTCCCGGACACCAACTCTGTTGCCGGGGGCGAGGTTTCGGCGGTCGACACGAATCCGACCGCCGACACGCCGGCAGCGGCGCCGGCCGCTCCTGTTCTGACCGCAGCCGCACCGCGCGGCTCGTTGTCGGTGACGCACCAGGGTCCGCTGGACTGGCTGGCGGGGGGCAACGATCCGCTGTCGCAGTTGGTTGCGCCGTTCGCGTGGGCCGCCGCGGCCGTGAGCCGCCGCGAGACCACGAACTCCACCGCCGTCGCACCTGCGGCAGCGTCGGTGACCACCAGCCAACCCGTCGCGTCCGGCGTCGCCGTCGACCCGGTGGCTGCGTTCATCCGGATCTTCATCGGCGACGGCACCGCCGACCATCCCGATGCCGGAATTCTCTACGGCAACGGCTACACCTACACCAGCTATGAGGGCGCCTGCCTCAGCGGTGCCTGCAATGGTGGCAAGGCCGGCTTCATCGGCAACGGCGGCGACGGCTTCATGGGTGGCAACGGCGGCTCGGCCGGCTACCTCGGCAACGGCGGCAAGGGTGCGCAGGGCGTCGTCGGGATCAACGGCGGCGCCGGCGGCAACGGTGGCAACGGCGGACTGATCGCCGGTAACGGCGGCGACGGCGGCAACGGTGCCAGCCCGACCGCCCAAGGTGGCAAGGGCGGTAAGGCCGGCTTCCTGGGCGTGAAGGGTAAGGACGGGACGACCGGCTCGGCTGCGGCCGTCGGAAGCCCGAAGAGCGTCGGTGCCGCCACCGCGGTCGACGGCAACACCAATGTGACGACCCAACCAGTGACGGCTGACCCGGTCGAATGGTCGTTGTGGAACGACGTCGTCGCACCCGCTCTGACTGATTTGATCAAGACCGGCATCAACTACGCCGGCCTTACCCCCTCCGCGCAGGCCGCCGCCGACGCTTTCATCGGCGCCGCGGTGGAGTTGTTCGGAGACAACTACTTCGACGACTCGGTCAACGGTGCACTCTCGGGCCTGGCCGCCAACACCGACTTCCTCAACTACGTCGTCACGCAGGTCTCAGGCGGGCTCACGAGCTCAGGCGTGCCCTCCCAGGCAGCCGTTGTGGTCGGCAACGCGGTGGCCTCCCTGGTGCAGACGGTGTTGAACAACACCGCCTTCCAGAACGCCTTCGGCACGTTCTTCCAGAGCCTGACGCTGGTCCCCAACGGGTGGGGCTTGGTCGACCTGGCTGCGGCCCTGGCCGCGACGGACTACACCCTCGATGACCTTGTCGGCCAGGACATCTCGCAGAGCGCCGCTGCGCTGGCCAGTAACCTGCCGACGTTCCTGGCCGACGGCGGCGTGCAGAGCGCGCTGTCCACCGGGATCAAGACCGCAGTGAACGTGCTGACCGGGGTCGGCAGCCCGTCCTGGGCGCAGCCGTCGACCGCGTTCGTGAGCTTCCTCGGCGGTGCGGTCGGCCAGTCGGTGACCTCAGCATTGGGCGGCGGCTCGGTCGCGACCACGATCGGCACGGCGATCGGCACGTCGGTGACGAACCTGCTGACCAATCCAGCGGTCGACGCGACGTTGGCGTCGGTGCTCGGCGGACTGGTCGGCGGAGTGCAGGTCGGCGACGTTGTCGTCTGCCGCGGCCTGCTCTGCCAGGACGGGGTCGCCGACGCGTTGGGCACCTTCGCCAGTTCGGTCGCCACGGCGGTGGGCGGCGGCGGCAATCCGCAGACCGCGGTGGCCGCCGCACTGCAGACACTGCTGGCCAACACGAGCGTCCAAAACGGCGTCGGTCAGACGGTCGGCAACGCTGTACTCGGCTTGTTGGGCGATCCCGATGTGCGCTCCGCCGTCGCCACCAGCGTGAGCAACCTGGTCACCCAGCTCACCGGCAATTCGTCGGTGCGGGGCTGGGTCGGCCAGCAGATCACGCAGTCGTTGACCTCGGCGCTGGGCGGCGGGAACGTCGCATCCGGCGTGGCCTCGGCGATCGGCGGCGCGGTGCAGAACCTGCTGGCGAATTCCGCTGCGGTGCAAGGGTTCCTGGCGGTTGTCGCATCGGCAGTCGGTGACGATCAGATCCCCGTGGTGCTGGCGGATGTGATCGATGCGGTCCTCCCGAAGGTTCTGGGCGGCCAGAATCTGTTGGCGGCGCTGTCCGCTGCGTGGCCGTCGCTGAAGACCGAAGTCGCTCCCGTTGTCGGGCTAGTCGTGCACGACGTGGTGCAGACGGTGCTGACGGCTCCGGGTCTGCTGTCGGCGCTGGGTGCGTTCGTCTCCGACGTGGTGTCCGGAATCATCGGCAACCCGGCGGTGTCGACGGCCGTTGGCGGGAAGGTCAGCGAATTGCTGGCCGCCGCGTTTAGCAGCTACGCGGGCGGACAGCAGATCGCATCGGCGGTCGGAGCCGCGGTGGCCGGCCTGTTGGCCAACCCGGTGTTCAGTGACGAACTGGGCGCCCTGACGGGTTCGGTGTTGACCACGTTCTTCGGTCAGTCCGGCGTGGTGAACGCATTGACCAGTGCGGTGCAGCTGGGCACCTTGACGGTGCTCGACGGCGCCGATCCCGGACAAGTCATCGCAGCGATGCTGTCTGTGCTGCAGGCGAATCCGGCCATCAAGACCGCGCTGGCGGCGACGCTGGGCGGTGCGGTGAACTCGGTGGTGACCGATACCCCGCTGATCTCCGCGCTGGCCTCGACGGCGACGTCGTTGATCACCCAGCTGGCCGGCAACCCGGCGGTGCAGTCACTCGTCGGTGGGTTGCTCGGCCCGACCTACGGGCCCGCGATCGTCAGCATCTTGGCCGACCCGACGGCGGCGGCTGATCTCGCCGCGGCGGTCGGTGGCGCGGTCAGCGGGTTCCTCGCGCAGACCGGTGTGGCCGCGGCGCTGTCGGGTGCGACCAGCCAGATCGTCACCGCGGTGCTCGGCGGCACCACGGTCGCGGCCGCGATTCAGGCCGCGTTGCAAACGTTGGCGGCCAACCCGGCGGTCAAGGCCGCCATCGACGCCTTCACGGCCCAGGTACTCAAGGCGACGCTGGATGTGCCGGCGGTGCAGGGGGCCGTCTCCGGGGCGGCGAAGGACGTCATCACCCAGGTGCTCGGGTCCGGGCTTGGTTCGGTGGCCGGCCAGCTGGTCCAGGGGGCGGTCGACTCGCTGGTGTCCAACTCCGCGGCACAGACGCTGCTGAGCAACGTTGTCGTGGACCTCGCCAATGGAACGCCGCCCGCCGATGTGATCAATACGGTGATCAACGCGGTGCTTCTCAGCCCGCCGCTGCAGTTCGCCTTCGGGATGGCGATCGGCCAGGGTATCGGGTCGCTGCTGGGTGACAACCCGGTCGGCGCCATCGTCGGCGGAGTGATCGGGACGGCGGCGACACTGCTGCTCAGCGCGGCGTCCGGGCTGACGCTGCTGTTCAACGGGTTGCGCAACCTATTCGGTGGTGCCGCGGCGGTCGCGCCGGCCTCTAGCATTTACCTGATCGAGCCGGTGCCGTCCGCGGCGCTGGTCGACGAGGTGGCCGCGGTCAGCGAGCTGCCGCGGGTGGATTCGTTCGACTTCGGCGGATTCGTGGGCGGGCACCGGCTGGTGACGGTTGAGCTGGCTCTCGCGGCGGGGTAA
- a CDS encoding GIY-YIG nuclease family protein, producing the protein MFRRSRSRRCVDFDFDSLCQDYLSARLHTPGEVLSQPCPVPQVPGVYGWWFRQAPPRVPTTGCVQRHGATLLYAGISPKQPPTNGRPPSRQNLRKRIRQHLRGNAAVSTLRLTLGVLLGEDLDIELRCVGSGARRTFGPSGEAALSEWIADNAQVSWVSHPEPWKPEQMLTDRLNLPLNLQGNAHSAFHSELTRLRADAALRARQLPVLVRT; encoded by the coding sequence ATGTTTCGCAGATCACGGTCAAGGAGATGCGTGGACTTCGACTTCGACAGCCTCTGCCAGGATTACCTCAGCGCACGCCTTCACACCCCTGGCGAGGTTCTTAGTCAGCCATGTCCGGTTCCGCAGGTTCCAGGTGTGTATGGCTGGTGGTTCAGGCAAGCTCCACCACGCGTTCCCACCACGGGTTGTGTCCAGCGGCATGGCGCGACGCTGCTTTACGCGGGCATCAGTCCAAAGCAGCCGCCAACAAACGGCCGGCCGCCTAGTCGGCAGAATCTACGTAAGCGAATCAGGCAACACCTTCGCGGAAATGCCGCAGTATCGACCCTCCGGTTGACGCTCGGCGTCCTTCTGGGCGAGGACCTGGACATCGAATTGCGCTGTGTCGGTTCAGGCGCGCGACGTACGTTTGGTCCTTCTGGCGAGGCCGCGTTGTCGGAGTGGATTGCAGACAACGCGCAGGTGTCGTGGGTGAGCCATCCCGAGCCTTGGAAACCGGAACAGATGCTCACGGATCGACTTAATCTGCCCCTGAACTTGCAGGGTAACGCCCACAGTGCCTTTCATTCTGAGCTAACGCGGCTTCGAGCCGACGCAGCCCTTAGAGCACGGCAACTGCCGGTGTTAGTGAGGACATGA
- a CDS encoding HNH endonuclease, whose translation MVQVDEPIIDPLMLGQRVVAVLETGLRTATYKLAALMALIDHSIENLPERDGDELSVPIPELARRVLEIYWRQVRPFDGHELRQSTQTRARIISGANQLRSATSGGQHPNTSVDLAAARAPVVYAQVLDDITLCLAQQPLHRLQRLPGSDSSDCFLYDDSFLHDQVTRSTLRSHGDAIVLKPGVAYGLGRLAGLLKPALEIMWVDDVRRMNKFLHAEVPDVAGHLFGRERIALTAVREPFKEAFGPYCFYCGIRLAANNPIDHVLPWSWVGIDGLANLVLSCARCNGDKGGALPALAIVDRVLDRDVNVLEEIASEIQWPTQRDRVVAATRGIYRGQPKGVPTWLGYRQSRGLDIGFPTRWI comes from the coding sequence ATGGTTCAGGTGGACGAGCCGATCATCGACCCTTTAATGCTCGGGCAGCGCGTCGTCGCGGTCCTAGAAACGGGACTGCGCACCGCGACTTACAAGCTTGCAGCCTTGATGGCACTTATCGACCATTCGATTGAGAACCTTCCCGAAAGGGATGGAGACGAGTTGTCTGTGCCAATCCCGGAATTGGCACGACGCGTACTGGAGATCTACTGGCGTCAGGTGCGGCCGTTCGACGGCCACGAACTTCGGCAATCGACCCAAACACGCGCCCGGATCATTTCTGGTGCGAACCAACTTCGCTCCGCGACGAGCGGCGGCCAACACCCGAATACCTCGGTCGATCTTGCAGCTGCTCGAGCACCAGTTGTGTACGCGCAAGTTCTCGACGACATCACACTCTGCCTTGCGCAACAACCACTCCACCGCCTGCAGCGACTTCCCGGCTCGGACTCTTCCGATTGCTTCTTGTACGACGACTCATTCCTTCACGACCAGGTGACCCGGTCGACGCTTCGATCACATGGTGATGCCATCGTGCTCAAACCGGGAGTGGCATACGGATTGGGGCGCCTTGCTGGCCTACTCAAGCCGGCACTGGAGATCATGTGGGTCGACGATGTTCGACGGATGAATAAGTTCCTCCACGCCGAGGTGCCCGACGTCGCTGGGCACCTCTTCGGCCGCGAACGAATCGCTCTGACCGCAGTGCGGGAACCCTTTAAAGAGGCCTTCGGACCGTACTGCTTCTACTGCGGCATACGCCTGGCCGCGAACAATCCGATCGACCACGTGCTGCCGTGGTCATGGGTGGGCATCGACGGTCTTGCGAATCTCGTGCTGTCGTGCGCCAGGTGCAACGGCGACAAGGGCGGTGCGCTACCGGCGCTCGCGATCGTCGACCGAGTGTTGGATCGGGACGTAAACGTTCTCGAAGAGATCGCGTCGGAGATTCAGTGGCCTACTCAACGTGACCGGGTCGTCGCTGCCACCCGCGGAATTTACCGAGGACAGCCGAAGGGCGTTCCGACATGGTTGGGATACCGCCAGAGTCGCGGTCTCGATATCGGTTTCCCGACTCGGTGGATTTGA